A portion of the Streptomyces sp. YPW6 genome contains these proteins:
- a CDS encoding helix-turn-helix domain-containing protein, with product MTTVTAHPPLAPDGTESPSDIRRHELAAFLRSRRERITPEQVGLVRGRRRRTPGLRREEVAQLSAVGVTWYTWLEQARDIQVSAQVLDALARALLLDPSERAHLFALAAAPDPAPGTECPAVTPALRTLLEQLDPIPACVQNSRYDILAYNRTYARMLCDLDSVPPEDRNCLLLAFTHADWRASIVDLPEVTRVMAANFRASTAGHLAEPAWKALIHRLEARSPEFREVWGRHEVVDQRGRSKYLRNAHVGLLHVEHTSLWLGPSSGPRLVSYPPVDEKTRDRLERLHRIAVDRDRQRDQEAPAGRAARPA from the coding sequence ATGACGACCGTGACAGCCCACCCGCCGCTCGCACCGGACGGCACGGAGTCCCCCTCCGACATCCGGCGGCACGAGCTGGCCGCCTTCCTGCGCAGCCGCCGCGAGCGCATCACCCCCGAGCAGGTCGGACTGGTCAGGGGCCGGCGCCGCCGTACGCCGGGGCTGCGTCGCGAGGAGGTCGCCCAGCTCTCGGCGGTCGGGGTCACCTGGTACACCTGGCTCGAACAGGCCCGGGACATCCAGGTCTCCGCCCAGGTGCTGGACGCCCTCGCCCGCGCCCTGCTCCTCGACCCGAGCGAGCGCGCCCACCTCTTCGCCCTCGCCGCGGCCCCGGACCCGGCCCCCGGCACGGAATGCCCCGCCGTCACCCCGGCACTGCGGACGCTGCTGGAGCAGCTGGACCCCATTCCGGCGTGCGTCCAGAACAGCCGGTACGACATCCTCGCCTACAACCGCACCTACGCCCGGATGCTCTGCGACCTGGACTCGGTCCCGCCCGAGGACCGCAACTGCCTGCTCCTGGCCTTCACCCACGCCGACTGGCGGGCCTCGATCGTCGATCTGCCCGAGGTCACCCGCGTGATGGCGGCGAATTTCCGTGCCTCGACGGCCGGGCACCTCGCCGAACCGGCCTGGAAGGCGCTGATCCACCGGCTGGAGGCGCGATCGCCGGAGTTCCGCGAGGTGTGGGGGCGCCACGAGGTGGTCGACCAGCGCGGGCGCAGCAAGTACCTCCGCAACGCGCACGTGGGACTGCTGCACGTCGAGCACACCAGTCTCTGGCTCGGTCCGTCCAGCGGGCCGCGCCTGGTGAGCTATCCGCCGGTGGACGAGAAGACCCGGGACCGGCTGGAACGGCTCCACCGCATCGCGGTGGACCGTGACCGGCAACGGGATCAGGAGGCCCCGGCCGGCCGAGCCGCCCGGCCGGCGTGA
- the rph gene encoding rifamycin-inactivating phosphotransferase: protein MSGRYVLGLGEADEEQAGLVGGKGAHLGALSRVDGVRVPDGFCVTTEAFRRVVAAAPEADALLDRLAGADPDDVRAVRALCAEVRRAVEAAVIPDDLAAEITGAVARYGEGAAYAVRSSATAEDLPTASFAGQQDTYLNVVGPAAVLRHISRCWASLFTERAVVYRRRNGIDDRTVRMAVVVQRMVLPDASGVLFTADPVTGHRRTATVDAGFGLGEALVSGLVNPDVFSVRDGEVVARTIAVNQRAVHALPGGGTREVDVEPRQQERPALTDAQVVELVRLGRRIEAHFGCPQDIEWCLADDGFRIVQSRPITTLFPVPVPDPVPDPDSVPEAVQGRTPRVYVSVGHQQMMTDAMKALGWSMWQRTAMVPMHEAGGRLFVDVTPRLASPTSRAALLDVMGKGDPLVRDALETVLGRDEADPPVPDAGGDAGDAGRAGPPAGGAPEGSVTEADPAIVAELVARSEASLAALERDIRTKTGPELFDFLAEAFEEHQRVLGDPLSIRAIMAGMEATWWLNDKLGEWLGEKNAADALTLSAPGNITSEMGLDLLDVADVIRPHPRVVAFLNDVRDDAHGDDFLDGLVRLPGGSAARAAIETYLRRYGMRCVAEIDITRPRWSERPATLVPLILDNVRNFGPGAAEHRFEQGRQRALRAERDVLTRLRALPDGERKADETKRMIDQVRAFAGYREYPKYGIVCRSFLYKQALLEEAGRLVRDGVLAEREDVFHLTFQELEDAVRSRRADGRLIERRKEAFRSYEALTPPRVLTSDGEAVTGAYRRDDVPAGALAGLAVSAGSVEGRARVILDLADAELEEGDILVTRFTDPSWSPLFLGVAGLVTEVGGLMTHGAVIAREYGLPAVVGVDGATGLIRDGQRIRVHGTDGYVEILG, encoded by the coding sequence GTGAGCGGACGGTACGTGCTGGGTCTCGGCGAGGCCGACGAGGAGCAGGCCGGGCTCGTCGGCGGGAAGGGGGCCCATCTCGGTGCGCTCTCCCGGGTCGACGGGGTCCGGGTGCCGGACGGCTTCTGCGTGACGACGGAGGCCTTCCGCCGGGTCGTGGCGGCCGCGCCGGAGGCCGACGCGCTGCTGGACCGGCTGGCGGGCGCCGACCCGGACGATGTGCGGGCGGTCCGGGCGCTCTGCGCGGAGGTCCGGCGGGCCGTCGAAGCCGCGGTGATCCCCGACGACCTCGCGGCCGAGATCACCGGGGCGGTCGCCCGGTACGGCGAGGGGGCCGCGTACGCCGTGCGGTCCAGCGCCACGGCGGAGGACCTGCCGACGGCCTCGTTCGCCGGGCAGCAGGACACGTACCTGAACGTCGTGGGGCCCGCGGCGGTCCTCCGGCACATCAGCCGCTGCTGGGCGTCGCTGTTCACCGAGCGGGCGGTGGTCTACCGGCGGCGCAACGGCATCGACGACCGTACGGTCCGCATGGCCGTGGTCGTCCAGCGCATGGTCCTCCCGGACGCGTCGGGAGTGCTGTTCACCGCCGACCCCGTCACGGGCCACCGGCGGACCGCCACCGTGGACGCCGGGTTCGGGCTCGGCGAGGCGCTGGTCTCCGGGCTGGTGAACCCCGACGTCTTCAGCGTGCGGGACGGCGAGGTCGTCGCCCGGACGATCGCAGTCAATCAGCGCGCCGTTCACGCTCTGCCGGGTGGCGGTACGCGGGAGGTGGACGTCGAACCGCGGCAGCAGGAGCGGCCGGCGCTGACCGATGCGCAGGTCGTGGAGCTCGTACGGCTCGGGCGGCGGATCGAGGCCCACTTCGGGTGCCCGCAGGACATCGAGTGGTGCCTGGCCGACGACGGCTTCCGGATCGTGCAGAGCCGGCCGATCACGACGCTGTTCCCCGTCCCCGTCCCCGACCCCGTTCCCGACCCCGACTCCGTACCGGAGGCCGTGCAGGGCCGGACCCCGCGCGTCTACGTCTCCGTCGGCCATCAGCAGATGATGACCGACGCCATGAAGGCGTTGGGCTGGTCGATGTGGCAGCGCACCGCCATGGTGCCGATGCACGAGGCCGGCGGGCGGCTGTTCGTCGACGTCACTCCGCGGCTCGCCTCACCGACGTCCCGTGCCGCCCTCCTGGACGTCATGGGGAAGGGCGATCCGCTGGTCCGGGACGCTCTGGAGACGGTCCTGGGGCGGGACGAGGCAGATCCGCCGGTTCCGGACGCGGGCGGTGACGCGGGTGACGCGGGCCGCGCCGGCCCTCCGGCGGGCGGCGCCCCCGAAGGGTCGGTGACCGAGGCCGACCCGGCCATCGTCGCGGAGCTGGTCGCACGCAGCGAGGCGTCCCTCGCCGCCCTGGAACGCGACATCCGGACGAAGACCGGCCCGGAGCTGTTCGACTTTCTGGCGGAGGCCTTCGAGGAGCACCAGCGCGTGCTCGGCGACCCGCTGAGCATCCGGGCGATCATGGCGGGGATGGAGGCCACCTGGTGGCTCAACGACAAGCTGGGGGAGTGGCTGGGAGAGAAGAACGCGGCTGACGCGCTCACGCTCTCCGCTCCCGGCAACATCACGTCCGAGATGGGACTCGACCTCCTCGACGTGGCCGACGTGATCCGCCCGCACCCCCGGGTGGTGGCGTTCCTGAACGACGTCCGGGACGACGCGCACGGCGACGACTTCCTGGACGGCCTCGTGCGGCTGCCCGGCGGCAGCGCGGCACGCGCGGCGATCGAGACGTACCTGCGCCGCTACGGCATGCGCTGCGTCGCCGAGATCGACATCACGCGGCCCCGGTGGAGTGAGCGTCCGGCCACGCTGGTCCCGCTGATCCTCGACAACGTCCGGAACTTCGGTCCCGGCGCCGCCGAGCACCGCTTCGAGCAGGGCAGGCAGCGCGCGCTCCGGGCGGAGCGGGACGTGCTGACCCGGCTGCGGGCCCTGCCGGACGGGGAGCGGAAGGCCGACGAAACGAAGCGGATGATCGACCAGGTGCGGGCCTTCGCCGGATACCGGGAGTACCCGAAGTACGGCATCGTCTGCCGCTCCTTCCTCTACAAGCAGGCCCTGCTGGAGGAGGCCGGGCGACTCGTGCGGGACGGAGTGCTCGCCGAGCGGGAGGACGTCTTCCACCTCACCTTCCAGGAGCTGGAGGACGCCGTACGTTCGCGCCGGGCCGACGGCCGGCTCATCGAGCGGCGCAAGGAGGCGTTCCGGTCGTACGAGGCGCTTACCCCGCCCCGCGTGCTGACCTCGGACGGCGAGGCCGTCACGGGCGCGTACCGGCGTGACGACGTACCGGCGGGAGCGCTGGCCGGTCTCGCGGTATCCGCCGGGAGCGTCGAGGGGCGGGCGCGCGTGATTCTCGACCTGGCCGACGCCGAGCTGGAGGAGGGCGACATCCTGGTCACACGGTTCACCGACCCCAGCTGGTCCCCGCTGTTCCTCGGTGTCGCGGGGCTGGTGACGGAGGTGGGCGGCCTGATGACCCACGGCGCGGTGATCGCCCGCGAGTACGGACTGCCCGCCGTCGTCGGCGTGGACGGGGCCACCGGGCTGATCCGGGACGGACAGCGCATCCGCGTGCACGGAACGGACGGGTACGTCGAGATCCTGGGCTGA
- a CDS encoding MFS transporter → MGLFTVLLGAALPLVDFFVVNVALPTIDRDLDAGPAMLELVVAGYGLAYAVLLVLGGRLGDMAGRRRLFLVGMAAFGITSLACGLAPDAWTLVGARVAQGAAAALMLPQVLATIQAATRGPRRARAMSLYGATAGLSMVTGQVLGGVLVAAAPMSSVFGESAGWRSVFLVNVPVVMVGLVLAARAVPETRADRPAPVDVPGTLLLALALVTLLAPLTEGRAAGWPLWTWVSLALCPLSAYAFYRVERRADRLGRVPLVPASLMRLDSLRRGLALVVPFSVGYGGFLFVIAVALQQGLRLGPAAAGLSLAPMALAFFGASLAGPRLVRRYGARVVTAGGLIQAVGVVVLVLTVHRSWAGLGPWGLLPGVAVAGLGQGFQLPVLFRIVLSDVPPEQAGVGGGVLTTTQQAALALGVATLGTLFLALVPALGMRDALVVTLLAQLAAVALTVGLSLRLPRTVG, encoded by the coding sequence CTGGGCCTCTTCACCGTCCTGCTGGGCGCGGCGCTCCCGCTGGTCGACTTCTTCGTCGTGAACGTCGCGCTGCCCACGATCGACCGCGATCTGGACGCGGGCCCGGCCATGCTCGAACTCGTCGTCGCGGGCTACGGTCTCGCGTACGCCGTCCTGCTGGTCCTCGGCGGACGGCTCGGCGACATGGCGGGCCGCAGGCGGCTGTTCCTCGTCGGCATGGCCGCCTTCGGGATCACCTCGCTGGCCTGCGGGCTCGCCCCGGACGCCTGGACGCTGGTCGGCGCCAGGGTGGCGCAGGGCGCGGCCGCCGCGCTGATGCTGCCGCAGGTGCTGGCCACGATCCAGGCGGCGACGCGGGGCCCGCGCCGGGCGCGGGCGATGAGCCTGTACGGGGCGACGGCGGGGCTGTCGATGGTCACGGGCCAGGTCCTCGGCGGGGTGCTGGTCGCCGCCGCCCCGATGTCCTCGGTGTTCGGCGAGAGCGCGGGCTGGCGGTCGGTCTTCCTGGTGAACGTGCCGGTGGTCATGGTGGGCCTGGTCCTGGCGGCCCGTGCGGTGCCGGAGACCCGTGCGGACCGGCCGGCCCCCGTGGACGTTCCCGGAACCCTGCTCCTGGCGCTGGCCCTGGTCACGCTGCTGGCTCCGCTGACGGAGGGCCGGGCGGCGGGATGGCCGCTGTGGACCTGGGTCTCGCTGGCGCTGTGCCCCCTCTCCGCGTACGCCTTCTACCGGGTGGAGCGCCGGGCCGACCGGCTGGGCCGGGTGCCGCTGGTCCCCGCGAGCCTGATGCGGCTGGACTCGTTGCGGCGGGGCCTCGCGCTGGTCGTGCCGTTCTCGGTCGGGTACGGCGGCTTCCTGTTCGTGATCGCGGTGGCGCTCCAGCAGGGTCTGCGGCTCGGCCCGGCGGCGGCCGGTCTCTCGCTGGCTCCGATGGCGCTGGCGTTCTTCGGCGCCTCGCTGGCCGGTCCCCGCCTGGTCCGCCGGTACGGCGCCCGGGTGGTCACGGCGGGCGGCCTGATCCAGGCGGTCGGCGTGGTGGTCCTGGTGCTGACCGTGCACCGCTCCTGGGCGGGCCTGGGCCCGTGGGGCCTGCTGCCGGGGGTGGCGGTCGCGGGCCTCGGCCAGGGGTTCCAGCTGCCCGTCCTGTTCCGGATCGTGCTCTCCGACGTACCCCCGGAGCAGGCGGGGGTCGGGGGCGGCGTGCTGACGACCACACAGCAGGCGGCACTGGCCCTCGGGGTGGCCACGCTGGGCACCCTGTTCCTGGCGCTGGTGCCGGCCCTGGGCATGCGGGACGCGCTGGTCGTGACCTTGCTGGCGCAGTTGGCGGCGGTGGCGCTGACGGTGGGGCTGAGCCTGCGGCTGCCGCGCACGGTGGGGTGA
- a CDS encoding glutaminase: protein MSHASAAVPAGSAAPRAGAHRFSAVISRIAEEMAARADHGTPADYIPMLAGVDPRRFGMAVAEPDGTVYGVGDWRQPFSTQSISKVFALALALSLDGERIWRGVGREPSGNPFNSLVQLEYENGIPRNPFINAGALVVTDRLQALTGDAAGQVRELLRTESGNAAIDFVPDVAASEAAHGDRNAALAHFMVSYGNVTLPVPDLLAAYFRQCSIEASCADLALSAGFLARHGVRADGSALLTRSQAKQVNAVMLTCGTYDAAGEFAYRVGLPGKSGVGGGIIAIVPGECTLCVWSPGLDRRGNSVAGVAALDRFTTLTGLSVF, encoded by the coding sequence GTGTCCCACGCCTCCGCCGCCGTCCCGGCCGGCAGTGCCGCCCCGCGTGCCGGTGCGCACCGCTTCAGCGCCGTCATCAGCCGCATAGCCGAGGAGATGGCCGCGCGTGCCGACCACGGCACCCCGGCCGACTACATACCGATGCTCGCGGGTGTCGACCCCCGCCGCTTCGGTATGGCGGTCGCCGAGCCGGACGGGACCGTGTACGGGGTCGGGGACTGGCGGCAGCCGTTCTCGACGCAGTCCATCTCCAAGGTCTTCGCCCTGGCCCTCGCGCTCTCCCTGGACGGCGAGCGGATCTGGCGGGGCGTGGGCCGCGAGCCCTCGGGCAACCCCTTCAACTCCCTGGTCCAGCTGGAGTACGAGAACGGCATCCCCCGCAACCCGTTCATCAACGCGGGCGCTCTGGTGGTGACCGACCGGTTGCAGGCGCTGACCGGGGACGCCGCGGGGCAGGTGCGGGAGCTGCTGCGTACGGAGAGCGGCAACGCCGCCATCGACTTCGTCCCGGACGTCGCCGCCTCCGAGGCGGCCCACGGCGACCGCAACGCGGCGCTGGCCCACTTCATGGTCTCCTACGGCAACGTCACCCTCCCGGTCCCCGACCTGCTCGCCGCCTATTTCCGCCAGTGCTCGATCGAGGCGTCCTGCGCGGACCTGGCGCTCTCCGCCGGGTTCCTCGCCCGGCACGGGGTCCGGGCCGACGGGTCCGCGCTGCTCACCCGCAGCCAGGCGAAGCAGGTCAACGCGGTCATGCTGACCTGCGGGACGTACGACGCGGCCGGGGAGTTCGCCTACCGGGTGGGGCTGCCGGGCAAGAGCGGCGTCGGCGGCGGGATCATCGCCATCGTGCCCGGGGAGTGCACCCTGTGCGTGTGGAGCCCGGGGCTCGACCGGCGCGGCAACTCGGTGGCGGGCGTGGCGGCGCTCGACCGGTTCACCACGCTCACCGGGCTGTCCGTCTTCTGA
- a CDS encoding ALF repeat-containing protein → MPASMLAGLLGATPALAVTEASDTAADRARVVQLWTHGGTGVKEAAEAALIGSNEDVRRFLDVELEQARHHDDRIDAGRVFSVGGPGVQEAAQAALSPSAPHEDLRAFLLDGWQAPLEQDRRVETGQVISTGGPGVKEAGIAALNGTPEDVREFLENGQYEARITDDRIRVGQIYSEGGPAVREAAKVALRGTPADVTEFLEVGQFVARDRDEERATIEQLVEQATHAGVQAQQATDAAKTASTRAVNASRLAKEAAKTAAEETAAAGKDSVRAANAAGRAADAARGAAAAARQAIGAANAANRAARVAATAAARAASAASSAANAASRAAAPPRRRRRTRVSPTRRTSSPRRRG, encoded by the coding sequence TTGCCCGCGAGCATGCTCGCGGGACTCCTGGGGGCGACACCAGCCCTCGCGGTCACCGAGGCGTCGGACACGGCCGCGGACCGCGCACGCGTCGTGCAGCTGTGGACGCACGGCGGCACCGGCGTGAAGGAGGCCGCCGAGGCGGCCCTCATCGGCAGCAACGAGGACGTCCGTCGCTTCCTCGACGTGGAGCTGGAGCAGGCCCGCCACCACGACGACCGCATCGACGCGGGCCGGGTCTTCAGCGTCGGCGGGCCCGGGGTACAGGAGGCCGCCCAGGCCGCGCTGTCCCCCTCGGCCCCCCACGAGGACCTACGGGCCTTCCTGCTGGACGGCTGGCAGGCGCCGCTGGAACAGGACCGCAGGGTGGAGACCGGACAGGTCATCAGCACCGGTGGACCGGGGGTGAAGGAAGCCGGCATCGCGGCCCTTAACGGGACTCCCGAGGATGTGCGCGAGTTCCTGGAGAACGGCCAGTACGAAGCCCGGATAACGGACGACCGCATCCGAGTCGGCCAGATCTACAGCGAAGGCGGTCCGGCGGTACGGGAGGCCGCCAAGGTCGCCCTCCGAGGCACCCCGGCGGACGTGACCGAGTTCCTGGAAGTGGGCCAGTTCGTGGCACGCGACCGGGACGAGGAGCGGGCCACCATCGAGCAGTTGGTCGAGCAGGCCACTCACGCCGGGGTCCAGGCACAACAAGCCACCGACGCAGCCAAGACCGCTTCGACGCGAGCGGTGAACGCTTCCCGACTGGCCAAGGAGGCCGCGAAGACCGCGGCGGAGGAGACAGCGGCCGCAGGGAAGGACTCGGTACGTGCCGCCAACGCGGCCGGCCGGGCCGCCGACGCCGCTCGTGGCGCGGCCGCTGCCGCACGCCAGGCCATCGGGGCCGCGAACGCCGCCAACCGGGCGGCCCGGGTGGCAGCCACCGCCGCAGCACGCGCCGCCAGCGCGGCGTCCTCGGCCGCCAACGCGGCCTCGCGGGCCGCGGCGCCGCCGCGGCGGCGGCGGCGGACGCGAGTCTCGCCGACGAGGCGAACAAGCTCGCCAAGGAGGCGCGGGTAG
- a CDS encoding ALF repeat-containing protein yields MSGALARKSAAAAFEARDAAKSAAGHAYRAADAAEEAAKHAGDSSKAAAESSKHASEAKRAADAADAAVTAAKKVFDVARETESEDLASRTAAAVERARDQKRAAEEFTVQVGSFLRDDRELDKEADRLATEAAKPNVDVPAMAVKGRELALKVLKSKGPWSQEAAARALSGSEQDVLAYVRHGLTKASQDDLRQRVTRLTYDSPFEAVRKAATGVLEDDDAGKFREFLTVGQYQAAVTDYRIQVGQIHSSGDSGVKEAAETALRDGSPKALIAFINNGQYLARNTDERVRAGQLHSAGGPEVKSAAKIALAGPPDLLHYFVQAGQYMADRQDQLAATHIAQMQRLIAGSSQTAAKARQNAWEAARAAAIANKAAAEANEAAGEAKKSSDQAAKFAADAKKSAQAAAISANAAAKSATTARNAAAAANRDASAAEASATRAEFSASYARDSAREANAASNAARASAAAAGKSAEDAEKEASAAWKATYELRRKEEAEAARLAEEARKKKEEAEAAKEKEKGTPCLPPITGKAPPNWVCLLKDDAYVDVEGAEEARKAYTDAMKDFLFSVDELKECIDDPGISKCGQYAASMTPSGKLKKLAKINKKIDEIAESTRLRKLKRSIEKLCKTKKKPEYSSLQQNTQLLPREARSAFYATSSTTLTVARANDAGDLGIKREEYVASLVGGTVPKDSRGQDIKLVMPNVGSTGLDVLGPNGEFIFVGGGAKAKDPAKFGKLLKISKFVADQAGVNAVYYLADNTPDTAIKQAKKAFGEENVHIFTLPEC; encoded by the coding sequence ATGTCCGGCGCCCTCGCCCGCAAGTCCGCCGCGGCGGCCTTCGAGGCCCGGGACGCCGCGAAGTCCGCCGCCGGCCACGCCTACCGGGCCGCGGACGCAGCGGAGGAGGCCGCCAAGCACGCCGGGGACTCCTCCAAGGCCGCGGCTGAGTCCAGCAAACATGCCAGCGAGGCGAAACGTGCCGCCGACGCGGCCGACGCGGCGGTGACGGCCGCCAAGAAGGTCTTCGACGTCGCCCGAGAGACGGAGAGCGAGGACCTGGCCTCACGTACCGCCGCCGCCGTCGAACGGGCACGTGACCAGAAGCGGGCTGCCGAGGAGTTCACCGTCCAGGTGGGCTCCTTCCTCCGGGACGACCGTGAGTTGGACAAGGAGGCCGACCGGCTCGCGACCGAGGCGGCCAAGCCCAACGTCGATGTGCCCGCGATGGCCGTCAAGGGGCGCGAGCTCGCCCTGAAGGTTCTCAAGAGCAAGGGGCCGTGGAGTCAGGAGGCCGCCGCACGCGCGCTGAGCGGATCCGAGCAGGACGTGCTGGCCTATGTTCGCCATGGTCTGACGAAGGCCTCACAGGATGACCTCCGCCAGCGCGTCACGCGGCTCACCTACGACAGCCCGTTCGAGGCCGTTCGGAAGGCCGCCACCGGGGTTCTGGAAGACGACGACGCCGGGAAGTTCCGCGAATTCCTGACGGTTGGCCAGTACCAGGCAGCTGTCACCGACTACCGGATCCAGGTGGGCCAGATCCACAGTTCCGGTGACTCGGGGGTGAAGGAGGCCGCGGAAACCGCGCTGCGGGACGGCTCGCCCAAGGCGCTCATCGCCTTCATCAACAACGGTCAGTACCTCGCCAGAAACACGGACGAGCGGGTGCGCGCCGGGCAGCTCCACAGTGCCGGTGGTCCCGAGGTGAAGTCCGCGGCGAAGATCGCGCTGGCCGGGCCTCCCGACCTGCTGCACTACTTCGTCCAGGCCGGCCAGTACATGGCCGACCGCCAGGACCAGCTCGCCGCCACCCACATCGCCCAGATGCAACGGCTGATCGCCGGCTCCTCCCAGACCGCGGCGAAGGCACGCCAGAACGCCTGGGAAGCCGCCCGGGCCGCGGCGATAGCCAACAAGGCCGCCGCCGAGGCGAACGAGGCTGCGGGTGAGGCGAAGAAGTCCTCCGACCAGGCGGCGAAGTTCGCGGCGGATGCCAAGAAGTCCGCTCAGGCCGCCGCCATCTCCGCCAACGCCGCGGCGAAGTCCGCGACGACCGCCCGCAACGCGGCAGCCGCCGCCAACCGGGACGCCAGCGCGGCGGAGGCCTCCGCCACCCGCGCCGAGTTCTCCGCCTCCTACGCCCGCGATTCGGCCCGAGAGGCAAACGCGGCTTCCAATGCGGCTCGCGCTTCCGCAGCTGCCGCTGGGAAGAGCGCCGAGGACGCGGAGAAGGAGGCTTCGGCTGCCTGGAAGGCGACGTATGAACTGCGCCGAAAGGAAGAAGCCGAGGCCGCCCGACTCGCCGAAGAGGCAAGAAAGAAGAAGGAAGAGGCGGAGGCGGCGAAAGAAAAGGAGAAGGGGACACCCTGCCTTCCGCCCATCACTGGAAAGGCTCCGCCAAACTGGGTCTGCCTACTGAAGGACGATGCCTACGTAGACGTCGAAGGCGCGGAAGAAGCCCGCAAGGCTTATACCGATGCCATGAAGGATTTCCTTTTCAGCGTCGACGAGTTGAAAGAGTGCATAGACGACCCCGGAATCTCCAAGTGTGGCCAGTATGCCGCATCCATGACCCCGTCAGGAAAGCTAAAGAAGCTAGCAAAGATCAACAAAAAGATCGACGAGATTGCCGAGTCGACACGCCTCAGAAAACTCAAGAGAAGCATTGAGAAGCTCTGCAAAACAAAGAAGAAGCCAGAATATAGCTCTCTTCAGCAGAACACTCAGCTGCTCCCGCGTGAAGCGCGTAGCGCTTTTTACGCAACTAGCTCAACGACGCTGACGGTAGCGCGCGCCAACGACGCGGGCGATCTTGGCATAAAGCGCGAGGAGTACGTCGCGAGCCTGGTCGGCGGAACCGTGCCGAAGGACTCCAGGGGGCAGGACATCAAGCTGGTCATGCCGAACGTAGGGTCAACCGGCCTCGACGTCCTGGGGCCAAACGGTGAGTTCATCTTCGTGGGTGGCGGCGCCAAGGCCAAGGATCCGGCAAAATTTGGTAAACTCCTCAAGATCTCCAAGTTCGTCGCAGACCAGGCCGGCGTCAATGCCGTCTACTATCTGGCCGACAACACGCCAGACACCGCAATCAAGCAAGCGAAAAAGGCATTCGGGGAAGAGAACGTGCACATCTTCACACTTCCGGAGTGCTAA
- a CDS encoding TetR/AcrR family transcriptional regulator, producing the protein MADTALRLFLERGYDDVGIRDVAAEADVAVTTLFSHFAAKEALVFERDQGFERGLVRAVTDRAQGEPLIPSLRREIHALVRHCTAPEAAPVRRLIESSPALREYEESMRMRHADTLAAAIAADLGVPETSTACRTVARFVIDAYALACEAPEPGDAVDEVFRMIEAAWGASRLA; encoded by the coding sequence ATCGCCGACACCGCTCTGCGCCTCTTCCTGGAACGCGGCTACGACGACGTGGGGATCCGGGACGTGGCCGCCGAGGCCGATGTGGCCGTCACCACGCTCTTCTCGCATTTCGCCGCGAAGGAGGCGCTGGTCTTCGAGCGCGATCAGGGCTTCGAGCGCGGCCTCGTGCGGGCGGTCACCGACCGGGCGCAGGGCGAGCCGCTGATCCCGTCGCTGCGCCGGGAGATCCACGCCCTGGTGCGCCACTGCACGGCGCCCGAGGCCGCCCCGGTCCGGCGTCTGATCGAGTCCTCCCCGGCGCTGCGGGAGTACGAGGAGTCGATGCGGATGCGCCACGCGGACACGCTGGCCGCCGCCATCGCCGCCGACCTCGGCGTTCCGGAGACGTCGACGGCCTGCCGGACCGTCGCGCGGTTCGTGATCGACGCCTACGCGCTGGCCTGCGAGGCGCCCGAGCCGGGGGACGCGGTGGACGAGGTCTTCCGCATGATCGAGGCGGCCTGGGGCGCCTCGCGCCTCGCCTGA